AAGTCCCCAGAGCGCCTATATCCGCCGTCTCCAGCACCTCATCGCCGAGAGGAATGAATTAGCCTCCAGAAGCTCCGGCAAAGAACCCCTGAGAAGGGTACGGATTTATAAGGGGTAAGCTAAAATGGAATATTGGGAAATGGTAATTTATCAATCAATAGAAGCGCTCGGAGGGGAAGCAGCTTTGCAGGATATATATGAGGAAATTAGCAATCGTAAAGAGCTTACTGATAGGCATTTACGGATTACTAAATGGGGAGGAAGACCTGCATATCAACATTTAGTCAGAAGTTATATCTCAAATATGTGCGATTCTGGACTCTTACATAGAACAGAGCGAGCACGATATAAAATTACTAGGTACATAGCAGTGTGAACT
The sequence above is drawn from the Dehalococcoidales bacterium genome and encodes:
- a CDS encoding R3H domain-containing nucleic acid-binding protein gives rise to the protein SPQSAYIRRLQHLIAERNELASRSSGKEPLRRVRIYKG